Proteins from a single region of Candidatus Puniceispirillum marinum IMCC1322:
- a CDS encoding amino acid ABC transporter substrate-binding protein: protein MKKVYFAFAGLAAAALVSTAQASTLEDVKSRGEVKCVFSTGLAGFAFPDDKGNWTGFDVDFCRATAAAVLGDAQKIGPVPATTQNRFTVLNAGEADVLWRNTTITFSRDVGVKLTFLGVNYYDGQGFMAKKSLGISSALELDGASVCIQTGTTTELNLADYFRSNNMTYEAVPVADSAEARECYNSGRGDVLTTDASALSSQRAAMENPDDHMVLPEIISKEPLGPAVRQGDDEWADIVRWVLYATITAEELGITQANVNTIGATTNNPEIKRFLGLEANLGPELGLSNDWAKNIIAQVGNYGEIFERNIGVNTPLGIGRGVNALWTDGGLQYSPPFR from the coding sequence ATGAAAAAGGTTTATTTTGCATTTGCTGGTCTTGCTGCGGCTGCGCTTGTTAGCACAGCACAGGCTAGTACGCTGGAAGACGTCAAGTCTCGTGGCGAAGTAAAATGTGTATTTAGTACTGGCCTAGCTGGCTTTGCTTTTCCAGATGACAAAGGTAACTGGACTGGTTTCGACGTAGATTTCTGTCGTGCCACAGCTGCCGCTGTTCTTGGTGACGCACAAAAGATCGGTCCTGTACCGGCAACAACTCAGAACCGCTTTACAGTATTGAATGCTGGCGAAGCAGACGTTCTGTGGCGTAACACAACAATCACTTTCAGCCGTGATGTGGGCGTTAAGCTTACATTCCTGGGTGTGAACTACTATGACGGTCAGGGCTTTATGGCCAAAAAATCACTGGGCATTAGTTCTGCTCTTGAGCTTGATGGTGCATCTGTATGTATCCAGACAGGTACAACAACCGAACTGAACCTCGCTGACTATTTCCGTTCAAACAACATGACCTATGAAGCTGTTCCAGTTGCTGATTCAGCTGAAGCACGCGAGTGCTACAATTCTGGTCGTGGTGACGTTCTGACAACTGATGCGTCTGCTCTGTCTTCACAGCGCGCTGCAATGGAAAACCCAGACGATCACATGGTTCTTCCTGAAATTATCTCTAAGGAGCCACTTGGACCAGCAGTACGTCAGGGTGATGATGAGTGGGCCGATATTGTTCGTTGGGTTCTGTATGCAACAATCACAGCTGAAGAGCTGGGCATTACACAGGCTAACGTAAACACAATTGGTGCTACTACCAACAACCCTGAAATCAAGCGTTTTCTTGGTCTTGAAGCCAATTTGGGTCCAGAGCTTGGTCTTAGCAACGATTGGGCAAAGAACATCATTGCTCAGGTTGGTAACTATGGCGAGATCTTTGAGCGCAACATCGGTGTGAACACACCACTGGGTATTGGCCGTGGTGTAAACGCACTATGGACAGATGGTGGTCTGCAGTACTCACCTCCGTTCCGCTAG